A portion of the Chryseobacterium tructae genome contains these proteins:
- the tilS gene encoding tRNA lysidine(34) synthetase TilS produces the protein MLKKLSFRKQLENLIQQPENHHYLLAVSGGADSMVLASLFKDLRDEKQNPECSFQIAHINYKLRGEDSNQDQKVVQDFCEKNHIKFHLYEVSEKDKKPENSIQLWARELRYAFFKEIQEKEELEFLVTAHHLNDQLETFIINLSKAAGINGLSGIPANDNHILRPLLSFSKQEIYQFAEENNIEFREDLSNKKSDYLRNKIRNEIVPKLQETNNHFLENFKKSSLYLNQTKDFVQKQIQEIENRLTIFNPDHKILSKEKLDQESDFVKFEILKKYGFNQEEEIPKIFKAENNRSFFSKEYQLIINRDELIFMEKNNVSEIEEEIILINHFDFSENQTIINLVNHIENVNEFNKRFEWDFDAEKLHFPLYLRKQQDGDEFYPIGFSGKKKVSKFFRDEKLSVLRREKSWLLCDSRNHILGIIPLRQDGRYQTDRNTQKKITVVWTEEQLTR, from the coding sequence ATGTTGAAAAAATTAAGCTTCAGAAAACAATTAGAAAATCTTATTCAGCAGCCTGAAAATCACCACTATCTTTTAGCGGTGAGCGGAGGTGCAGACTCTATGGTTCTAGCCTCTTTGTTTAAGGATTTAAGAGATGAAAAACAGAATCCCGAATGTTCATTTCAGATCGCTCATATTAATTATAAACTTCGTGGAGAAGATTCAAATCAGGATCAAAAAGTAGTGCAGGATTTTTGTGAGAAAAATCATATTAAGTTTCACTTGTATGAAGTTTCGGAAAAGGATAAAAAACCTGAAAATTCTATTCAGCTTTGGGCCAGAGAACTCCGATATGCCTTTTTTAAGGAAATTCAGGAAAAAGAGGAACTGGAATTTCTTGTTACTGCCCATCACCTTAATGATCAGCTGGAGACTTTTATCATTAATCTTTCCAAAGCTGCCGGAATTAATGGGCTAAGCGGTATTCCTGCCAATGATAATCATATCCTTCGTCCGCTGTTATCCTTTTCAAAACAGGAAATCTACCAATTTGCTGAAGAAAATAATATTGAGTTTCGGGAAGATCTTTCCAATAAAAAGAGTGACTACCTAAGAAACAAGATCAGAAATGAAATTGTTCCCAAATTACAGGAAACCAATAATCACTTTTTGGAAAATTTTAAAAAAAGTTCTTTATACCTAAACCAAACCAAAGATTTTGTCCAGAAACAAATTCAGGAAATAGAAAATCGTCTAACGATATTTAACCCAGACCATAAAATCTTATCAAAGGAAAAGCTGGATCAGGAAAGCGATTTCGTGAAATTTGAAATTTTAAAAAAATACGGGTTCAACCAAGAGGAAGAAATTCCCAAAATTTTTAAAGCCGAAAATAACCGTTCTTTCTTTTCAAAAGAATATCAGTTGATCATCAATCGTGATGAACTGATTTTTATGGAAAAAAATAATGTATCGGAAATCGAAGAAGAAATAATACTGATCAATCATTTTGATTTTTCCGAAAACCAAACCATCATCAATCTCGTAAATCATATTGAAAACGTTAATGAATTCAATAAAAGATTTGAATGGGATTTTGATGCTGAAAAGCTTCACTTTCCACTCTATTTGAGAAAACAACAGGATGGAGATGAGTTTTATCCAATAGGTTTTTCGGGTAAAAAGAAAGTTTCTAAATTTTTTAGAGACGAGAAACTATCTGTTCTGAGAAGAGAAAAAAGTTGGTTATTGTGTGATTCAAGAAACCATATTCTGGGAATAATTCCTCTGAGACAGGACGGCAGATATCAGACAGATAGAAATACTCAAAAAAAGATAACTGTAGTATGGACAGAAGAACAACTAACTCGTTAG
- a CDS encoding OmpA family protein, which translates to MKILKILAVSAMALGMTSCVSKKQYDALSTNYKQCIENIGERQREIQDLKSQNSALSGENNLLKSQHDALKSSLDACLSNTGKSSANIDKLVGEINASNSYIKQLISNNAKNDSLNLALSNKLKRSLDNISDEDVQVKVLKGVVMISLSDKMLYKTGDYNILPAAQEVLGKVAKVINDYDKYSVLIEGNTDNAPLNSANLPRDNWDLSALRGTSVAKVLQTQFGVDPARITAGGRSEYNPKATNMSVSGRSENRRTEIIIMPKLDEFMKLMDIAPKK; encoded by the coding sequence ATGAAGATTTTAAAAATTTTAGCGGTTTCTGCAATGGCGTTGGGGATGACATCTTGTGTGAGCAAGAAGCAGTATGATGCCTTAAGCACAAACTATAAGCAATGTATTGAAAATATCGGAGAGAGACAGAGAGAAATTCAGGATTTGAAATCTCAAAACTCTGCATTATCAGGTGAAAATAATTTATTAAAAAGCCAGCATGATGCTTTAAAATCGTCATTGGATGCATGTCTTTCCAATACAGGAAAAAGTTCTGCTAATATTGACAAGCTTGTAGGAGAAATTAATGCTTCCAACTCATATATTAAGCAGTTAATTTCAAACAATGCTAAAAACGATAGTTTAAATCTTGCTTTATCTAACAAGCTGAAGAGATCTTTAGATAACATATCAGATGAAGACGTACAGGTGAAAGTATTGAAAGGAGTAGTAATGATCTCTCTTTCTGATAAAATGTTATACAAAACAGGAGATTACAATATTTTACCGGCGGCTCAGGAAGTGCTAGGTAAGGTAGCGAAAGTAATCAATGATTATGATAAATATTCAGTATTAATTGAAGGTAATACAGATAATGCTCCATTAAATTCTGCAAACTTGCCAAGAGATAACTGGGATCTTTCCGCATTAAGAGGTACTTCTGTCGCTAAGGTTCTTCAGACTCAGTTTGGTGTAGATCCTGCAAGAATTACAGCAGGCGGTCGTTCTGAATATAACCCGAAAGCAACCAATATGAGTGTTTCTGGAAGATCTGAAAACAGAAGAACAGAAATTATCATTATGCCTAAGCTGGATGAGTTTATGAAGCTTATGGATATTGCCCCGAAAAAATAA
- a CDS encoding CCPGW family putative bacteriocin, which yields MKNSKKLSRGEMKTVKGAINGCNPQIFCSSPQTKCCPGWVCAGIRQYCIAV from the coding sequence ATGAAAAATTCAAAAAAACTTTCAAGAGGAGAAATGAAAACTGTAAAAGGTGCTATTAATGGGTGTAATCCACAGATATTTTGTAGTAGCCCACAGACAAAATGTTGCCCAGGTTGGGTTTGTGCTGGTATAAGACAATATTGTATAGCTGTATAA
- a CDS encoding O-methyltransferase, translated as MSFFEEKNPEMDRYLEAHASSESEILKKLRRETYQKTTQPHMISGYQQGRLLTIISQMIQPKNVLEIGTFTGYATLCLASGLAKDGKITTLDVNEDLAYLPKKYFESSEYAAQINFKLQDAKEFLKETDEVFDLIFVDADKENYAEYFKLLKPHTKSGSVVMFDNVLWYGKVLEENPKLKSTQSIQELNDLAAKDEDFENLILPLRDGVNFLRRK; from the coding sequence ATGAGTTTTTTTGAAGAAAAGAATCCTGAAATGGATAGATATTTGGAAGCACACGCTTCCTCAGAATCCGAAATTCTAAAAAAGCTGAGAAGAGAAACTTATCAGAAAACGACGCAGCCTCATATGATTTCGGGGTATCAACAAGGACGGTTACTGACGATCATATCTCAAATGATACAGCCTAAAAATGTTCTTGAAATCGGAACATTTACAGGATATGCTACCTTGTGCCTTGCATCAGGATTGGCAAAAGATGGTAAAATTACCACATTGGATGTGAATGAAGATCTAGCTTATTTACCGAAAAAATATTTCGAATCTAGCGAATATGCTGCGCAGATTAATTTTAAACTTCAGGATGCTAAAGAATTTTTAAAAGAAACCGATGAGGTTTTTGATTTGATTTTTGTAGATGCTGATAAAGAAAATTACGCAGAATATTTTAAGCTGCTAAAACCTCATACAAAGTCTGGTTCGGTAGTGATGTTTGACAATGTTCTATGGTATGGAAAAGTGTTGGAGGAAAATCCAAAATTGAAATCTACACAATCTATTCAGGAATTAAATGATTTAGCAGCAAAAGACGAAGATTTTGAAAATCTTATTTTACCTTTGCGGGATGGAGTCAACTTCCTTCGCAGGAAGTAA
- a CDS encoding DUF1648 domain-containing protein has protein sequence MKTSSILLIVNTILLIVIWVFTGVKYAGLPEIIPTHFNFQGKVNRESGKLMIWLLPCIAAFVHFIFIWASKNPDSPFVNVPKSFRNKKTLKLYLFSLEIPVMVLFLDIIIESIRVAEGKQTELSNAIFFILGVMFVILGVGLIKSIQEGITKSND, from the coding sequence ATGAAAACTTCCAGTATTTTGCTAATTGTCAATACCATTTTGCTTATTGTCATCTGGGTTTTTACAGGAGTGAAATATGCTGGGCTGCCTGAAATCATTCCTACTCATTTTAACTTTCAGGGTAAAGTCAATAGAGAATCCGGAAAATTAATGATCTGGTTGTTGCCATGTATTGCAGCTTTTGTTCATTTTATTTTTATCTGGGCTTCTAAAAATCCAGACTCTCCCTTCGTAAATGTTCCCAAAAGCTTTCGAAATAAAAAGACTTTGAAACTGTATCTCTTTTCATTGGAAATTCCCGTGATGGTTTTGTTTTTGGATATTATTATTGAAAGTATTCGGGTTGCAGAAGGAAAGCAAACGGAACTTAGTAATGCAATTTTCTTTATTTTAGGAGTGATGTTTGTGATACTTGGAGTAGGACTTATAAAATCAATTCAGGAGGGTATAACAAAATCTAATGACTAG
- a CDS encoding 3-deoxy-D-manno-octulosonic acid transferase, with product MKLFYNIFINLLIFGMKVFSLFNDKTKKGVDGRKHSLDKVKSAFSKKDKVIWMHAASLGEYEQGLPVLEKLKDQYPDCKILLTFFSPSGYENVIKKKHIADVICYLPFDKKSTVAEFISQFDVQLFFTVKYDYWYNLLAALKEKNAKIYVISALFYERQSFFTSYGKWFVKQLKQDVDWFFHQTPFSMALAKSVGLVKSSVTGDTRFDRVKQLRSRDNHVAHINDFIGNHKAVVFGSSWQAEEKIAEMISRKNNTLKIIIAPHDLKRVEHLKNIFPDALLYSQIKGSQTLDSTVQILIIDSIGLLSKLYSYADIAVVGGGFHDAGLHNILEAATFGVPVVFGNHYKKNPEADDLISENGGKSFADEYAAAEFVLFLANEENEEELAGMSENARKFVDEKPDSTAMILQKILS from the coding sequence TTGAAATTATTCTATAACATATTTATTAATCTTCTCATTTTCGGAATGAAAGTTTTCTCGTTATTTAATGATAAAACTAAAAAAGGCGTTGATGGAAGGAAGCATTCTTTAGATAAAGTAAAATCTGCTTTTTCAAAAAAAGATAAGGTTATCTGGATGCATGCTGCCAGCTTAGGCGAGTATGAACAAGGATTGCCTGTGTTGGAAAAGCTTAAAGATCAATATCCGGATTGTAAAATTCTGCTCACTTTCTTTTCTCCGTCAGGATATGAGAATGTGATTAAAAAGAAACATATTGCAGATGTGATCTGCTATTTGCCATTTGATAAAAAAAGTACTGTAGCCGAATTCATATCACAATTTGATGTTCAACTATTCTTTACGGTGAAGTACGATTATTGGTATAATCTGCTTGCAGCGCTTAAAGAAAAAAATGCAAAGATCTATGTGATCTCTGCTCTGTTCTATGAAAGACAATCGTTTTTCACCTCTTATGGGAAGTGGTTTGTAAAGCAACTTAAGCAAGATGTAGACTGGTTCTTTCATCAGACCCCGTTTTCCATGGCTTTAGCTAAAAGTGTTGGATTGGTGAAATCCTCTGTAACAGGAGATACAAGATTCGACAGAGTAAAGCAGCTTAGGAGTCGTGATAATCATGTGGCCCATATTAACGATTTTATTGGAAATCATAAAGCCGTTGTTTTTGGAAGCTCATGGCAGGCCGAAGAGAAAATCGCAGAAATGATTTCCCGTAAAAATAATACCCTCAAAATAATCATTGCTCCTCATGATTTAAAGAGAGTAGAACACCTGAAAAATATATTTCCTGATGCTTTGCTGTATAGTCAGATCAAAGGCTCTCAAACTTTAGATTCTACCGTTCAAATTTTAATCATAGACAGTATTGGTCTGTTGTCAAAACTTTATTCCTATGCTGATATCGCAGTTGTTGGAGGAGGTTTCCATGATGCCGGACTTCATAATATTCTGGAGGCAGCCACATTTGGTGTTCCTGTTGTTTTTGGAAATCATTACAAAAAGAATCCGGAAGCAGACGATCTTATTTCCGAAAATGGAGGAAAGTCTTTTGCTGACGAATATGCAGCCGCAGAATTTGTTCTGTTTTTAGCCAATGAGGAAAACGAAGAAGAACTTGCCGGAATGTCTGAAAATGCCCGTAAATTCGTTGATGAAAAGCCTGATTCTACAGCAATGATCCTACAGAAGATTCTATCTTAA
- a CDS encoding deoxyuridine 5'-triphosphate nucleotidohydrolase, giving the protein MEYSKEFKAALSAFSSTEKDKLIFRLLRKDKLLSKKLYFELIDPETTDDKRNAMEEIVEEKIVLASKYIGNTKYFLTIIRKISAEVTEHVKITTDKFGDVSLNLLMIDKILDYNNDLSKQRFDNVYKLYIYIINKIFKSLILIKKLDEDYWMEFDELLRSLEQKISENHYLQKLCINNGLDFNWFECDSIPENIDQIMKEIKSQGFLR; this is encoded by the coding sequence ATGGAGTATTCAAAAGAGTTTAAAGCAGCGTTGAGTGCTTTTTCCAGCACAGAAAAGGATAAACTTATTTTCAGACTCCTGAGAAAGGATAAATTATTATCTAAAAAACTGTATTTCGAGCTTATTGATCCTGAAACAACCGATGATAAGAGGAATGCAATGGAAGAGATTGTGGAAGAAAAGATCGTATTAGCCTCCAAATATATTGGCAATACTAAATACTTTTTGACCATTATCCGAAAAATAAGTGCGGAAGTCACCGAACACGTTAAGATAACAACGGATAAATTTGGGGATGTTTCCCTGAACCTGTTAATGATTGACAAGATTCTGGATTATAATAATGATCTCAGCAAACAAAGGTTTGATAATGTTTACAAACTCTACATTTATATCATCAATAAGATATTCAAATCCTTGATATTGATTAAAAAACTGGATGAAGATTACTGGATGGAATTTGATGAACTTCTAAGAAGCCTGGAGCAAAAAATATCTGAGAATCATTATCTTCAAAAACTATGCATCAATAACGGGCTTGATTTCAATTGGTTTGAGTGCGACAGTATTCCTGAGAATATTGATCAAATTATGAAGGAGATAAAAAGTCAGGGATTCTTAAGATAG
- a CDS encoding glycosyltransferase family 2 protein encodes MKDLVSIITPCYNSAEFIEETIQSVLSQTYENWEWLITDDLSKDNTVEIIRKYNDPRIKLQVLEKNGGAGNARNNSLERAEGRYIAFLDSDDFWYPEYLETMTDYMKEHNAELVYCNYSRCNEQLQPILKDFLADKIVTFSNLLKTCRLAPVSTMYDTKRVGKFLFPVKSKREDHVMWLNLLKVVPEGMPINKTMAKYRMRENSVSRNKKNIIKDQYLVYKDFMGFSTVKSLYYTVNWALNGFMKYSKIFN; translated from the coding sequence ATGAAAGACCTTGTCTCCATCATCACTCCCTGTTACAATTCTGCTGAATTTATAGAAGAAACGATACAGTCTGTCCTTAGTCAAACCTACGAAAATTGGGAATGGCTGATTACTGATGATCTTTCTAAAGATAATACGGTGGAAATCATCCGAAAATACAATGATCCAAGAATTAAGCTTCAGGTTTTGGAAAAAAATGGAGGGGCAGGCAATGCAAGAAACAACAGTCTTGAAAGAGCTGAAGGAAGGTATATTGCTTTCCTGGATTCTGATGATTTCTGGTATCCGGAATACCTTGAAACTATGACAGATTATATGAAGGAGCACAATGCAGAGCTTGTATACTGCAATTATTCAAGGTGTAATGAGCAGCTACAACCCATCTTAAAAGATTTTCTTGCAGATAAAATAGTTACTTTTTCCAATCTATTGAAAACATGTCGACTGGCGCCGGTTTCTACCATGTATGACACCAAAAGGGTCGGAAAGTTTCTATTCCCGGTAAAAAGTAAACGAGAAGATCATGTGATGTGGTTAAACCTACTAAAAGTGGTTCCTGAGGGAATGCCTATCAATAAAACAATGGCCAAGTACAGAATGCGCGAAAACAGCGTTTCCAGAAATAAAAAGAACATCATTAAAGATCAATATCTGGTCTATAAGGATTTTATGGGATTTTCTACTGTAAAATCATTGTACTACACCGTAAATTGGGCATTAAATGGGTTCATGAAATATTCAAAAATATTTAATTAA
- a CDS encoding acyltransferase family protein codes for MQSITKNNFDFIRVLLAFIVFVGHLGALSASDKLLFLTHSPVEVAVFSFFVVSGFLIARSYERSSSLKSYAKKRFNRIVPAYLLVVFLCATLLSLVSTLPFSEYFSNTQVYKYLFWNSLFMNFKAPWLPGVFGNQAVNGALWTLKIEMCFYIAVPLMFLLFGKNNKYRTISLIVLYFLSLVYLNYFEMTGKAALSRQLPGSLCYFIGGMLLYFHFEKFIKHKNILFIIAIITVWIDLIFKIKLFSPIMISIIVLYIAYSFKFLNNFGKYGDFTYGIYIFHFPIIRVFATLGLFANYNPYLMSIVCMFVVIGVGVASWHFYEKRFL; via the coding sequence ATGCAATCTATAACGAAAAACAATTTTGACTTCATTCGTGTTCTCCTCGCTTTTATTGTCTTTGTTGGACACTTGGGTGCGTTAAGTGCTTCTGATAAGCTCTTATTTTTAACACACAGCCCTGTTGAAGTTGCCGTTTTCTCGTTTTTCGTTGTGAGTGGTTTCTTAATTGCAAGAAGCTATGAAAGGTCTTCGAGCCTAAAAAGCTACGCTAAAAAAAGATTTAACAGGATTGTTCCTGCTTACCTGCTTGTTGTATTTCTTTGTGCCACTCTTCTAAGCCTTGTAAGCACTTTACCATTTTCTGAATATTTCAGCAATACTCAGGTTTATAAATACCTTTTCTGGAATTCATTATTCATGAATTTCAAAGCTCCATGGCTTCCGGGTGTATTTGGAAACCAAGCCGTAAACGGGGCTTTATGGACGCTAAAGATTGAAATGTGTTTTTATATAGCAGTTCCATTGATGTTTTTATTGTTTGGAAAGAACAATAAATACCGCACCATCAGCCTGATTGTTTTGTATTTTCTTTCCTTGGTTTATCTTAATTATTTTGAAATGACTGGAAAAGCCGCTCTTTCAAGACAGCTTCCGGGTTCATTATGTTACTTTATTGGAGGCATGCTATTGTATTTCCATTTTGAAAAATTCATTAAACATAAAAATATACTCTTTATCATTGCTATCATTACAGTCTGGATTGATCTTATTTTTAAAATAAAACTTTTCTCTCCGATAATGATCAGCATTATTGTTTTGTATATTGCTTACTCCTTCAAATTCCTGAATAATTTTGGAAAATACGGGGATTTCACTTACGGAATTTATATCTTCCACTTCCCTATTATCAGGGTATTTGCAACCCTTGGACTTTTTGCGAACTACAACCCATACCTTATGAGTATTGTGTGTATGTTCGTCGTAATCGGAGTAGGAGTAGCCTCATGGCATTTTTATGAAAAAAGATTTTTATAA